The genomic DNA CGGGAATCTCATGGAAAACTCTTCACAAGGATCAGGCCATGATCTCGCGATCCGACATCGAAAATTTGTCCCGCCAGAAAACTCCGGGAAGCCCCGTTTTGAGCGTGTATCTGAATGTCAATTCCGCCTGGGACATGGGCAAGGAATCTCTCGGCAGCGAATTCCGTTCACGGCTCCAGACGCTCGAAGCGGGCTTGGACTCCGAACGGCGGGCCGCTCTGCTCGAGGACGTGAAGCCCGTCCAGCGTTACCTTGCCGATTTCAACCCGAATTCCCGGACCCGAAGCTTTGCCTTTTTTTCCGATATCTCGGAGCAGTATTTCCACGTTTACGAATTTCAGGTGCCGATGGCGAATCGGGTGATATGGAACGAAAGCCCGCATCTCAAGCCTTTGGTCGAGATCCTGGAGGAATACGAACCTTATGCCGTGGCCCTGGTGGACCGCGAAAAGGGCCGCTTCCTGCTCGTGAATGCGGGAGGGATCGTGGACTCCAAGACCCATCACGCCGAATTGAGCGTCCGGCACATCCAGGAATCCGGGGCGGACCACCGTCTGTCGCAGATGAACATCCAGCGGAAAGCCGAGGAGCACGCGGCCTGGCATTTCACGGATTCCATTGACGAGATTCTCGTGCCCTGGGAAACCACCCATCAATTCCGGCGCCTTTTCATCGCCGGTCCGGTCGAAGCGACGCGCCATTTCCGCGAAGCGCTTCCCAAGTCCCTCAGGCAGGCTGTGGCCGCGCTCAAAGAGGTTTCGATCCATATCACGGATCATGACCTTTTGAAACAGAGCCTCCACTGGCTGTCCGAAGCCGGACGCGAAAAAGAGAAGAAAGACGTGAGGCGGCTTATCGCGGCCGCGAAAAAAAACGGCCAGGCCTTGACGCACATGGAGCCGGTTCTGGACGCACTCCAGCAGGGGATTGTCTGGAAAATTTATTACGCCGACGATTTGGCCGCCGAAGGCTTTGAATGCGGGGGATGCGGTTTGCTGGCGATGGAAAATTCTCCGATCTGCCCTTATTGCGGCGCAAATGCTTTCAAGGTTCCCGACCTCATGGAGCTCATCGTTCATAAGGTTCTGTCGACAGGCGGGGAAATCGACAAGGTGCAGGGACCAGCCAAGGAAATGCTGAAACGCACGGGCGGCATCGGCGCCTTCCTGCGATTCGATACCGAACTGCGGAAGAAGGCCGTATGAGCGCGCGCGGGGCAGGGAAAATAGGCGCTCTCATTCTCGCGCTTGCGGCGCTGGGCGTGCCGCGCGCTTCAGCTCAGAGAAGCGAGGCGGCATGGCAGGAATTCCAGCCCTCGCCGGACAGTTTTTTTCGCAAGGCGGGATTCCTGCTCAAGCAGAAAGAGCAGCTGGGCCTGACGGAGGAGCAGGTGCGCTCCATCCGTGACCTGAACACGGAGACAAAAAAAAACCTGATCCGAGGCGGGGCCGAAATCGAGATTTTCGAGCTCGACATCTTTACCAAGCTCCACGACGAGGGGGCAGATCCAGCGGAAGTGCAGAAACTGATCGAGCAAAAATTCGATACCCAGAAAAAACTTTCCCAAAATGTGGCCGACGCCTATTTCCGGCTGAAAGGCACGCTGGACGACCGGCAGCAGCAGACGCTCAACGACCTCGGCAAAAAGTGGCTCGACGAAACGGAAAAACGCGACAAAGGGACAGGTCTTTAGACCTGTCCCTCAGGTAGCGGGGACACACCCCGCCGGAATTCATTGATTCCGGCCGGGTATGTCCCCGATTTCCCGCCATCATTTTCACTCCTTAATTCTTCACGGTGAAGGTCACGGCATCGAAGGCCTTGTCGCCGGTGGCCGTCGTGTAATAACCGCTGATCGTATAGGTCCCATTGGCCAGCGTGCGCGTGTCGAATCCGCCGGAGCCGCCCCAGGTAAAAGGCGACGTGTAGGTTTTTCCCGACTGTGTCCCGTTCAGATAATAGGCGACTTTCCGCACCTGCCCCAGGATCTGGCTCGAAGGCCCGAAATGCACCGCGCCGGAAACCGTCTGGCCGTTGGAAATGCCGGCCATGTCGCCGCTCGTCGTGGGGGGCGGCGGAGTCGTAGTTCCGGATTGGATCTGGAGGATGCGGTATTCGGTGGCGCTGACGACGTGGAGTTTTCCGTTCTCGAGCTTTAGGCTCACCGCCCCCGATTGCGTCAGGCTGTCCACGTGTACGGGACTTTGCAGATTGTTCAGGTCGTACACTTCGATCTGTCCGCCGTTTTCCAGGACCGCGAGGACGCCGTTTTCATACGCGCTGAAGACGGGCGTGGACTGGGGGTGAAGGGTCTGCACGCGGGGGACGCTCGACCCATCGGTGATTTGCGCGGTATCGTAAATGGCGACCGTGCCGTCCTGCAGCGAAGCGAACAGCAGATTTCCCGAACCGGCCAGATGATTGGCCGGCGCCGGAAGCGGCTGCGCAAGTACTTCGGGCGTGAAATCGCCCGTCGCGTAAAGGTAAGTCCCGTTTTTCAGCGCCGTGAATGTGCCGCGGCTGTTTTTATGGATGAAATCGCCGGCATTGTAATAGGCCGCGGCACCCGTCGGGATTTCGCAGGCCAACGTATTTTTATCGCAGGTCCGGACATTGTATTCGTCCCGGTGGAGGATGTAGATGTTTTGGGTGTCGACGGCGAGCGCCTTTGCGTTCAGGGGGCCTTGGAACGAAACCCGCGTGGGCGCGGCCGGGTTCGAGACATTGATTTTCCACACCTGCGAACGGAAACCATCAGGAGTGGAAGCGCCGCGTTCCACGGCCCAGAGCGTGGAGCCGTCCGCGAGGATGTCGACAAGCGGCGTCTGGAAAGAAAGGCGCGCGATTTCTTTGGGCGAGGCCGCGTTCAAACGGTCCACGATATAGAGTTTTCCGTTGCCGTCGGCGAGAAACGAAAGCGTTCCTTGCTTTTCCACGTCTACGAATCCGGCGTTTTGGGCCGAGTAATCCAATCCGCCCAGCGTCCTTCCGCCTGGAGAAATGGGC from Verrucomicrobiia bacterium includes the following:
- a CDS encoding Spy/CpxP family protein refolding chaperone, which produces MSARGAGKIGALILALAALGVPRASAQRSEAAWQEFQPSPDSFFRKAGFLLKQKEQLGLTEEQVRSIRDLNTETKKNLIRGGAEIEIFELDIFTKLHDEGADPAEVQKLIEQKFDTQKKLSQNVADAYFRLKGTLDDRQQQTLNDLGKKWLDETEKRDKGTGL
- a CDS encoding Ig-like domain-containing protein, producing MKSPIALTLAAFLSLTPPVFAADPLLTPQTVGPVTTPDRAAPVTTAGSKVPDGSLLPSLSPSPLTKTAPAQKTAAAQPQTVQAASTGDPAVSEDGYFTGVRNGAELSGTVKISINPDSGLQVKKVAYYLNGTQAGKEYASPYTFGGPSGYDTTRLADGQYTLSGAITTYSGDKGFSYTFTIKNSGTTTPPDTTPPDAGQPQPISPGGRTLGGLDYSAQNAGFVDVEKQGTLSFLADGNGKLYIVDRLNAASPKEIARLSFQTPLVDILADGSTLWAVERGASTPDGFRSQVWKINVSNPAAPTRVSFQGPLNAKALAVDTQNIYILHRDEYNVRTCDKNTLACEIPTGAAAYYNAGDFIHKNSRGTFTALKNGTYLYATGDFTPEVLAQPLPAPANHLAGSGNLLFASLQDGTVAIYDTAQITDGSSVPRVQTLHPQSTPVFSAYENGVLAVLENGGQIEVYDLNNLQSPVHVDSLTQSGAVSLKLENGKLHVVSATEYRILQIQSGTTTPPPPTTSGDMAGISNGQTVSGAVHFGPSSQILGQVRKVAYYLNGTQSGKTYTSPFTWGGSGGFDTRTLANGTYTISGYYTTATGDKAFDAVTFTVKN